From the Pseudodesulfovibrio indicus genome, the window CTTCCGCCACTCCCACCTGGACTCCGGCGGCTACGCCTACGACCAGAAGCACGAGGACAAGGACGTGCAGAAGGCCCTGGACTTCCTGATCAAGGACGGCCGCGAGCGCATCGTGCTCAACTGCATGGTGGGCTGCCTGTTCTCGCGCGGGGTGTACAAGGACGAGCTCCTGGCCGAGGCCATGGAGTCGGTGGGTTACGGCGAGCTGAACGGCTCCATCACGGAAATCGGCCACCGGGTCCAGCGCATGCGCTGGCGGCTGCGCCTGGAGATGGGCTACCGCCCGGACAAGGTCGAGATCCCCAAGCGGTACACCGAAATAACCACCTGGAAAGGCCCGCTGGATACGGACTACATGGACGCCCTGCGCCGTGCCTACGCCGCGCGCATCCTCGAAATGGGCGCGCCCGAAGAGGCCGACTCCTGAAATATCGTCACCTGATTGAAAAAAGGGGTTGCCAACCGCCGACCATTTCGGTAAACCCCAACTTCTCGACCGGTTGCTCGGGTAGCTCAGTCGGTAGAGCAGGGGACTGAAAATCCCCGTGTCGGCAGTTCAATTCTGTCCCCGAGCACCACTTGATAGCAAAGGCTCACAGACCTCAGGGTTTGTGAGCCTTTTTCTGTTGTGTTGGTCGGTCCCCGGGTCGTTTCGGCGTACCCAAGGGAGCGGCGGTCAGGCGTCTTGCGGCCGACTTTACTCCGGAATGGGCGAATCCGGGCGCGCCGGAGCGACCGTCGGTTACGGGCCGTAGTCGATGGAGTCCAGATCCACGCCGGTGGTCTCGATGCGCATGAACCAGGTGATGGCGGCACCCAGGAGGGAGGTGCCGACCAGAGCCAGGAGGATGGCGCGGGTGCCCAGCCCGGCCAGCAGGACCGGGAAGAGGAAGGCCGTGGCCGCGGCACCGACCTTGGCCGCCGAGGCGGCGATGCCCGCGCCCAGGCCGCGCACGCGGGTGGGGAAGACCTCGCCCGCGATGAGGTAGGTCATGGCGTTGGGGCCGAGGTTGGTCATGAAGCTGAAGAGCATGAACCCGGCGAACAGGGCCAGGGTCTCGCCCGATCCGTCCAGGGTCAGGGACAGGGCGGCCAGCCCGAGCCCTGCGGCGCAGCCGATGAACCCGACCACCTGGAGCCGGATGCGGCCCACACGGTCCACCAGCAGGACCGCGGCCACGATGCCCACCAGGAGCAGGACGTCGATGAGCGCCGCGCCCTTGGCGGCCAGCATGTCGCCGTGGATCAGGTCCGCCAGGTTGCGGACGTACTTGGGTTGCGCCCCGACCACCGAGGCCAGGATGGTGGGCGTGAAGATGCCGATGCCGTAGGTCCCGAGGTCCTGCAGGAACCAGGGGACCGAGGCCAGGACCAGGGGGCGCAGGTAGCGGCGGCTGAACAGCCGGTCCCCCCCGTCGCCTCCCTCTCCCGCCGTCTGGTCGGGCCTGCGCAGCCGGACCCTGGACGGATAGGGCGGCCTGCGGCGCAGCAGCCGGGCGGTCTCGCGCTCGGCCTCGCCCAGCCTACCGCGCGCGGCCAGCCACGGCGCGGAGTCGGTGACCGTGAACCGCGCCAGGACCACCAGCAGGGCCGGGATCACGGCCGAGCCGTACATCCAGCGCCAGGCCGGGAGGTCCGGGGTGTTGGCCAGGATGACGAATCCCACGCCCGTGCCGACCAGCGCCCCCACGGCCTGGAACCCGAAGGCGGCCAGCACCAGCCGCCCCCGGCTCGCGCTGGGGATGGATTCGGAAATAACCATGTGCGCCGTGGGATAGTCGCACCCCAGGGAGAGGCCCATGACGAAGAGCACGGCCAGCAGGTACTGGTAGTTGGGGCTGACCACGAGCAAAGCCAGGCTCAGGGTAAACAGGGCCATCTCCGCGATGAACATGGCCTTGCGCCCGAACCGGTCGGCCAGCCCGCCCAGGGCCGTGGCCCCGATGAGGATGCCGAACAGGGGCATGGCCGAGACCGCGCCCTTTTCCATGGCCCCCAGGTTGAACTCGCGGACGATGAGCGGCAGGGCCACGCCGGTCATGAAGACCACCAACCCCTCGAAGAACTTGCCCGCCGAGGCCAGGGCCCAGATGCGCCACTGCATGGGGGTCATGGGCGCGCCCGAGGCGGGGGTGCCGTCCGCCCAGGCCGGGATCTCGTCGATGTATTCCTGAACCGTCCTGGCCTGGTGAACGTCGCGGGCTGGGGCCATGTCCTCTCCTGGATGAATGGGAAACGCAATGGACCATTGTTTCCCTGAAATGGGTTCGCCCGTCAAGGCGGCCCGGCGGTCATCCTATGGTGATGCCCTTCTCTCGGATGAAGTCGCCGAACTCCATGTCCAGCCCGGTGGTGTGGTCCATGAGCCAGCCGTGGAGGAAATCGAGAATCTCGAAGGTCACGGTCGCGCTGCCTTCGCGCAGCTTGGCCTGGAGGTCCAGGGCCTGGGCCGTAAGCCGGTCGTGCTCCTCCTTGTGGACCTTCAGCCCCTCGTACCCGTACTTCCCGAAGTACTCCTCCTCGGTGTTGAAGTGGTAGACGGTGTAGTCGATGAGCTCGTCCAGGATGGAAAAGACGGCGGACTGCTCCAGCCCTTCCACCACGGATTCGTGGAGCCGGTTGAGGATGTCGAACAGCTTTTGGTGCTGTTCGTCCACCACCGGGACGCCGATGCAGTTTTTCTTGGACCACTGGATGAAGGCCATGGTTCCCCCTTTTGCTTCCGGATTGTCCTACAGGGTGCTTATGCCGGTCCAGCCGTCGCCCGGCGGGACCCGCTTCATGGTGTTGCAGCGTTTGATGTAGATAGGCGGGATGGTGTCCTCGGGACAGGCCTCGGCGCACAGGGAGAACAGCTCAAGCGCCGCGTCGAAGTCGCCCTGCGCATAGAGCGTCATGGCCCGCTCGAACCGCTCCAGGGTGGCGTTCTTGCATTCGGCCAGCCCGTCGCCGTCCGCGTCGTACGACTCGTAGATGCGCACCGGCCTGTCCTTGCCCTTGACCCGGACCGTGTCGATGTGCCGCAGCCGGAATTGCGACGGGTCCGCCAGCTGGTCGTACAGGGAGTCCGAGAGGATGATCGCCACCTGGAATATCTTGGTGGCCGACTCCAGCCGCGCGGCCAGGTTCACGGCGTCGCCGATGGCCGTGGTCTGCATCCTCCGCATGGTCCCCACGGACCCCAGCGTGACCTCGCCCCGGTGCAGGCCGACCCCGGTGAGGATCTCCGGCCTGCCCGCCTCGCGCTGTTTCCGGTTGAACTTGTCGATGCGCCCGCGCATGGCGATGGCCGCGCGCAGGGCGTCCTCGGCCGATCCGGTGAACAGGGCCATGACCGCGTCGCCGATGAACTTGTCGATGAACCCGTGGCGGGCCGTGATGGCCGTGTCGATGCTCGAAAAGTAGTCGTTCAGCAGCTCGAACACCTGGGCCGGAGCCAGATGCTCGGAGAGCTTGGTGTAGGAGCGGATGTCGCTGAAGAGGATGGTCATCTCCCGCTGCACGCTGCTCGACAGGTCCACGTCGCTCAGGTGCTCCTTGCCCAGCAGGGCCAGGAACTCGCTCGGCACGAACCGCTCCCTGGAGACGTGCTGGGCCAGGAGCCGGTCTCGGCCCAGCCGGTTCTGCTCGGACAGCAGCGACAGGACCAGCGACCCGGCGACGAGGAACGCGGCCAGGGGGAGGAAGAAAAGCATCAGGTTCCAGGCCAGCCTGGTCTTGGCGGCCCCGAGCTCGGCGGGCGGAATCCGGGCCACGACCCGCCAGCGCTCGTCGCCCTGGCCGGTGCCGGGCATGAATGCCCGGTCCACCACATGCACGGGGTCCACCGTGGCGTAGGCGTAAATCCCGGACCCGGACCGGAAGGAGCCGCGATCCCCGCGGGACAGGGCCGCCCACTCCGTTGCGTGGGCCTGCCGGTACAGAGGCGTGCCCGGGGCGAACGCATCCAGTCGGCGGCCGTTGCCGTCCAGGACCATGGCCCGGACGCGGCCCGAGTCTCCCTGCCCGTCCGCGAGCCGGTGCAGCAGCCGCTCCACCGGGCAGCAGAGGATCAGGATGTTGACCGGCTCGCCGTCCTCGTTGCCGAGGGAAACGGCGAACTTGACCACCGGATCGCCCTGCTCCCCGGTGCCGATGTGGATGTTGCCGGGCCACAGCTTGGCCATGTCCGCGGCGCAATCGGAGACCGCGCCGGTCCCGTCGGATTCGCCGGTCACCCGCACCGCGCCCCCGGGCTGCCGTTCCAGGCAGAAGAGCCTGGCCCCGGTCCCGGTCAGGTAGCAGAGGCGGTCGAACCCCGCCTTGTGGCTCAGAAACCAGCGGCACAGCTCCAGGCTGGATGCCCCGGACGGATCTTCAATATTCCGGGAAGAAGCCAGCGAGGCCAGGAGGCGCATGTCCATGACCGCTTCGAGGACGCCGCCGGTCAGGGTCGATTCCAGCCCCTCGACGCTGGTCCCGACCTCATCGGCGAGCCCCTTCTCGATGCGCGAAACGCCCGTGAAATAGAAATACGCGCCGGCCAGGGCGACGACCAGCACGAAGGGCAGGCCCAGCTTCAAGCCTCCTTTCAGCACTTTGACGGTAATCCTGCCTTGAACCATGCGCCCCCCTTTCAAAGACGTTGGCGAACGCCACCGCTTTCCAACCATACAACCATGGAAGAAAATCCGGGCACGAGTCAATGGAGCGATAAAATTTATAATAGATTAAAGTTAGATGAGAATAATTACTGCACTCATCATCCTAAGGAAAACGCTCGGCCATATACGGAATCGATATGCCTTCGTCACATGTTTGCCGGAAAAGACCTGAGGGGCTATAGAAACGGCAGTATAACCTTTTGCCAAAGAGGTCCCCATGTCCCGCAACGCCGTCCGACCGTGTCCTTCCCCCACCATGTCGCCGTGCGTCCTCCTGGCCGTCGCCGTCCTGGCCTTCCTTTCGGTCCCGGCCTTGGCGGACGGTCCGGTCTTCGATCCCCTGGCCGGGCGGGAACCGTCCTCCTTCTCCGAGAATACGGAGACCGAGGTGGCCATCCCGGCGGGCGGCGGCGTGCGGACCCGCGAAATCCAGGGCGACACCTGGTACTATACCGGCTCCCTGGACGAGACCCCGGCCCTGGTCGAGGCACTGAAAACGTTCGCCGGGTCGGGCGGGGTCGAGACCCTGCGCTTCGACGAAACGGGCGCGCTCCTGCGCCGGGACGCGGGCGACGGCACCGTCTGGTGGTGCCGGGCGCGGTTCGACAACGGCATGGACCTGGCCGTGATCCGAACCCTGCGCATGGACCCCGGCAAGCCGTTGGCCTTCGCCATGGGCGGCGACGGCCGCAGCGAGGTCCGCTTCTTCATGGACAACCCAGGCGGCAGATACCGCACCCTGAGCGTGAACCTGCCGTCCGGCGAGTTCACCCTGGAGGCCGAGGAGGTCATCCGCGCCGGGGCGTACCGCCGCGAGCTCCGGTCCAAGTGGGAGATGGACGCGGGCCGGTCCACGCGGTTCGCCGTCGACGCCCTGCCCCAGGAGGCCGGGATCTGCCTGTTCACCCTGTCCACCAACGCGGACACCGAAGCGACCGAGGTCACCCTGACCCTGAACGAGCACCCCTACCCCGTGCCCAAGGTGGAGATGGGCGAGAAGCTCGGCGCCCTGCGCATCCGCAACGTGCCCTACGGGCTGGCCCGCATCCGGACCGACAGCCGGTACGGCATGGTCCGCGCCCTGCACCCGGAGTTCCCGGACGGCACCGGGTTCGAGAACGGGGACGTGACCCCCGAGGGCGACGCCTATTTCCTGATGCCCGCCGGGCTGTGGCAGGTGGAGGTCCTGCCCACCTCCCTGAAGACCGCCAACGCGGTGCGCGCCCGGTTCGTGCCGGTCCACGCGGGCCGGGAGACCGTGCTGGAGTGGCCCCTGGCCATGACCTCGGTGTTCGGCTCCGAGGGCGGCAACGGGCTGGTCCTGAACTCGGTGCAGCCCAGGGGCGACACCGTGGCCGCGACCTTTTCCCTGTACGGGCCGGACGCCGAGGGCATGGTCCCCACCCCGGAGACCCTGGCGGTGAAGGAGGGCGGCGGCGCGGCCAAGGTCCTGTCGGTCAGGCGGACCAAGGTCCCGCTCGACATCGTCCTGCTGGTGGACTCCT encodes:
- a CDS encoding MFS transporter — its product is MAPARDVHQARTVQEYIDEIPAWADGTPASGAPMTPMQWRIWALASAGKFFEGLVVFMTGVALPLIVREFNLGAMEKGAVSAMPLFGILIGATALGGLADRFGRKAMFIAEMALFTLSLALLVVSPNYQYLLAVLFVMGLSLGCDYPTAHMVISESIPSASRGRLVLAAFGFQAVGALVGTGVGFVILANTPDLPAWRWMYGSAVIPALLVVLARFTVTDSAPWLAARGRLGEAERETARLLRRRPPYPSRVRLRRPDQTAGEGGDGGDRLFSRRYLRPLVLASVPWFLQDLGTYGIGIFTPTILASVVGAQPKYVRNLADLIHGDMLAAKGAALIDVLLLVGIVAAVLLVDRVGRIRLQVVGFIGCAAGLGLAALSLTLDGSGETLALFAGFMLFSFMTNLGPNAMTYLIAGEVFPTRVRGLGAGIAASAAKVGAAATAFLFPVLLAGLGTRAILLALVGTSLLGAAITWFMRIETTGVDLDSIDYGP
- a CDS encoding bacteriohemerythrin; this translates as MAFIQWSKKNCIGVPVVDEQHQKLFDILNRLHESVVEGLEQSAVFSILDELIDYTVYHFNTEEEYFGKYGYEGLKVHKEEHDRLTAQALDLQAKLREGSATVTFEILDFLHGWLMDHTTGLDMEFGDFIREKGITIG
- a CDS encoding adenylate/guanylate cyclase domain-containing protein, which codes for MLKGGLKLGLPFVLVVALAGAYFYFTGVSRIEKGLADEVGTSVEGLESTLTGGVLEAVMDMRLLASLASSRNIEDPSGASSLELCRWFLSHKAGFDRLCYLTGTGARLFCLERQPGGAVRVTGESDGTGAVSDCAADMAKLWPGNIHIGTGEQGDPVVKFAVSLGNEDGEPVNILILCCPVERLLHRLADGQGDSGRVRAMVLDGNGRRLDAFAPGTPLYRQAHATEWAALSRGDRGSFRSGSGIYAYATVDPVHVVDRAFMPGTGQGDERWRVVARIPPAELGAAKTRLAWNLMLFFLPLAAFLVAGSLVLSLLSEQNRLGRDRLLAQHVSRERFVPSEFLALLGKEHLSDVDLSSSVQREMTILFSDIRSYTKLSEHLAPAQVFELLNDYFSSIDTAITARHGFIDKFIGDAVMALFTGSAEDALRAAIAMRGRIDKFNRKQREAGRPEILTGVGLHRGEVTLGSVGTMRRMQTTAIGDAVNLAARLESATKIFQVAIILSDSLYDQLADPSQFRLRHIDTVRVKGKDRPVRIYESYDADGDGLAECKNATLERFERAMTLYAQGDFDAALELFSLCAEACPEDTIPPIYIKRCNTMKRVPPGDGWTGISTL